Part of the Labilibaculum antarcticum genome, AAGGTTCAAGTAGTTTTGGAATCTAAAATTGAGGCCCTATTTACTTACTCACAGTTTACAGTTTTCAGTTCATTACTCACAGCAAACCGTTCAAGCGTTTCGTAAACTTCCTTTGCATTGTGCGTATTCATTAATAGATTACGCAGGGCAGAGGCACCAATAAATCCACTGGTGTAAATCTTAAAAAAACGTCTCAGTATGGCGAAATTCTTAGTTTTCCCCCAAGATTCATCGAACACGCGGGTGTGCTCTTTTAAAAGAGCCAGTTTTTCGTCCATACTCACATCTCCCTTATCGGGATAAAAGAACCAAGGGTTTTTAAAGATACCACGACCTACCATTACGCCATCAACACCATATTGCTTTACTTTTTGGAGTCCTTCTTCGTAACTGTCTACATCGCCGTTACCAATAATTTTAATGTGGGGAGCAAGTTGATTCCTTAATTGCACCGCTTTCGCTATTTCGTTCCAATCGGCCATTCCGTTTGACAGTTGTTTTTGTATGCGTCCGTGAATAGCCAGAGCATCAATAGGTGTTCCCAGCAAATGGGATATCCACGATTCGGTAACCACTTCCTTAAATCCTATTCGGGTTTTCACGCTCAAAGGCAGATTGGTAGCTTCTTTTGTGGCTAAAATAATTTCTTTGGCCAAATCGGGTTGAGCAATAAGGGCCGAGCAACAGCCATTTTTCACCACATTTTTTACCGGACAGCCCATGTTAATGTCTATGCCATCAAAATCGGTTTCTCGGGCTATGTATTGAGCTGTTTTGTAATATTTCTCCGGATCTTTTCCCCAGATCTGCGCAATTATCTTAACGTTTTTCTGCTTCAGCAATGCTTTTTCCGATTTATTAATTCGCAACCGGTGCTTTACCTTATCTTGTCCTATGGGGTGACACATTCCATCAACGGAAGTAAATTCTGAAAATAGAATGTTCAGTTTCGCTTCCTGCGAAGTTTGTAAAACAATCTCGCGAAACGAGGTGTCGGTAACGTCCTCCATGGGAGCGAGTGAGAAGCTGGGAGTTTGTATGTTGTGCCAAAAATTGGTCATGTGTTATCAGTTATCGACCTGTAAGTGTTCGTAGAACCTGACAGCGTCTTTGTTTTTAATACTTCATCCCAAGGAATCGAGTAATCTGTCTCCATCGACGAGATCTTTCACTTCGTTCAGGATGACGCTTTTTGTTTTCCCTTCATATTGCCGAGCTAAGGCACGGCTCAGATGATAGTTCTTGGAACTTGTTTCTTATTACTTGTTCCTTGGAATTTATTTTTTCCAACTCAAACCTCTAAAGGCCCTTATTCAATTATTAACCTAATTATTCAGATATTGAATCAAGTCCCCTTTAGGGGATTTAGTGATTAATTCGTTAGTTGGTGATTTTTATTATTTGAGTCTTCACTTTTTTAGGGAAATCCTGATAAAGAAAGGGGTGCAGTAATTTTTAATTCATCATTCCTAATTCTTAATTCCCTTCAACTTTGGCCTGATCCTCTTCCTGTAAATCTGACTTTTACTGTATTTGTCGTGAAATTTAGATCGCAATAGTTTTCGTTCTTCCAATGGCAATTGAATAATTTCTGTGCACTCATCGGTACAACAGCCTTGGTAATGATCGCGGCATTCTTCGCACTGAATAAAGAGCAAATGGCAATCGTCGTTGGCGCAATTGGTATGAGTATCGCAAGTTGCACCACATTGGTGACACTTAGCTATTACTTCATTGTTAATACTTTCGCCCAACCGTTCATCAAACACAAAGTTTTTCCCTCTGAATTTTGAATCCAGCCCAAGCTGTTTAATTTCCTGAGCATAGGCGATAATTCCACCATGCAATTGGTTCACATCCTCGAAACCATGATGTTTGAGATAGGCGCTGGCTTTTTCGCAACGAATTCCTCCTGTGCAGTAAAGCAGTACTTTCTGATCCTTTTTGTCCTTCAAATCATCAACCACAATGTCTATTTCCTCGCGAAAGGTATCTGCATCGGGGCAAATTGCATTTTCGAAATGTCCTATTTCACTTTCGTAATGATTTCGCATATCCACAACGATGGTATCCAGCCTGCTTATTTGCTCGTGAAACTCAATGGGTGAGAGATGATTCCCCACATTGGTTACATCATAGGCATTATCATCCAATCCGTCAGCAACAATTTTTGGTCGAAGCTTAACGATTAGCTTGTAAAATGATTTTCCATCATCTTCTACAGCCCATTTTATTGGCATGTCCTGCAATTCGATCAAACTATTCAAGAATAAAAAGAAATCGTCCAGCTTGTGTTCCGGTACGCTCATTTGCGCATTAATCCCTTCACGGGCAATGTATATTCTTCCCTTACAGTCTAATTCAAACCACTTTTGGTACAATTGATCACGAAACTCTTGAGGATTATCAATAATCACATATCGGTAAAATGAAAACGTTTTTCTGCTAAAGTTTTCGTTTTCAAGTTGTTTCTTTAGTTCTTCTTTGCTAAGTTTATTGTGAAGTAGCATTTTTGTTATTCTAATTTAGAATTAATAAGCATTGCAAAAGTAATCGTTTTTTACATTCAAACAAGTAACAATTCAAGTCACGAGGCGTAAATAAGACTTATAAGTCTGAAATTGCTAAGTTTGCAGAATTATTTAACACCAATTTATGGAAAAGAAATTTCTGATTATAGGGCAGGGAATAGCGGGATCATTACTGGCATATGAAATGTATAAAGCTGGACTCAATTTTACGATTGTATCGTGTCCGGATAAAAGTAAGGCTTCTGATGTTGCTGCAGGAATGTATAATCCTCTTGTTTTTAAACGACTCACCAAGAGTTGGATGGTAGATGAAGTATTACCTGTTATGACGAAAATGTATCAGGATTTGGAAAGTGAATTGGAACATCAGTTTTTGTTTCCTATGGATATCATTAAACCTTTGGTTGAAAATGAGACAAAAATGTGGGAAGAGCGAATAGAAGAAGGCCATTTCTCTGATTATATTGTTGGGCTTGGAAGCAATTCGATAGGTAAGGGGATTAAGGATTTTAATGCCTACGGACGGGTGACCAATTCAGGCTATGTGCATCTGGAAAAATTACTGAAAAAAATGCGGAAGTTTTTTAAATCAAAAGGATTGCTGATAGATTCGAATTTTGACTATAAAGATGTAGGGTTTATTGATGGTGAGATTACCTGGCACGGAATTTCTGCTGAGACAATTGTTTTTTGTGAAGGACATTATGCTACTGAAAACCCATTTTTTAAGAACCTTAGCTTTAATCCTACTAAGGGAGAGGTGTTAGAAATAGAATGTAAGGAATTGCCTGAAGATTATATTATTAACAAAAATTTATTTGTAATGCCTGTTGGTAAGCATCGCTTTAAGGTAGGTT contains:
- the trhO gene encoding oxygen-dependent tRNA uridine(34) hydroxylase TrhO, with amino-acid sequence MLLHNKLSKEELKKQLENENFSRKTFSFYRYVIIDNPQEFRDQLYQKWFELDCKGRIYIAREGINAQMSVPEHKLDDFFLFLNSLIELQDMPIKWAVEDDGKSFYKLIVKLRPKIVADGLDDNAYDVTNVGNHLSPIEFHEQISRLDTIVVDMRNHYESEIGHFENAICPDADTFREEIDIVVDDLKDKKDQKVLLYCTGGIRCEKASAYLKHHGFEDVNQLHGGIIAYAQEIKQLGLDSKFRGKNFVFDERLGESINNEVIAKCHQCGATCDTHTNCANDDCHLLFIQCEECRDHYQGCCTDECTEIIQLPLEERKLLRSKFHDKYSKSQIYRKRIRPKLKGIKN
- a CDS encoding NAD(P)/FAD-dependent oxidoreductase, with product MEKKFLIIGQGIAGSLLAYEMYKAGLNFTIVSCPDKSKASDVAAGMYNPLVFKRLTKSWMVDEVLPVMTKMYQDLESELEHQFLFPMDIIKPLVENETKMWEERIEEGHFSDYIVGLGSNSIGKGIKDFNAYGRVTNSGYVHLEKLLKKMRKFFKSKGLLIDSNFDYKDVGFIDGEITWHGISAETIVFCEGHYATENPFFKNLSFNPTKGEVLEIECKELPEDYIINKNLFVMPVGKHRFKVGSTYDWKNYNEEITIAARTNMLARLDALISLPYTVLNHWAGIRPTVADRRPVLGTHPLHKHVAIFNGLGTKGVMLAPYFAREMVRFLSVNDYPLAKEVDIKRFF
- a CDS encoding tRNA dihydrouridine synthase, with the protein product MTNFWHNIQTPSFSLAPMEDVTDTSFREIVLQTSQEAKLNILFSEFTSVDGMCHPIGQDKVKHRLRINKSEKALLKQKNVKIIAQIWGKDPEKYYKTAQYIARETDFDGIDINMGCPVKNVVKNGCCSALIAQPDLAKEIILATKEATNLPLSVKTRIGFKEVVTESWISHLLGTPIDALAIHGRIQKQLSNGMADWNEIAKAVQLRNQLAPHIKIIGNGDVDSYEEGLQKVKQYGVDGVMVGRGIFKNPWFFYPDKGDVSMDEKLALLKEHTRVFDESWGKTKNFAILRRFFKIYTSGFIGASALRNLLMNTHNAKEVYETLERFAVSNELKTVNCE